A portion of the Bacteroidales bacterium genome contains these proteins:
- a CDS encoding PKD domain-containing protein, whose translation MVHFFDTSTIPSGSITSWNWTFGDASAPSSLQNPTHTYATGGVYNVSLTTTSAFGCVKTFHVPLVYFGPNANAGLDATTCQNSPFTITPATASCYTSVL comes from the coding sequence TTGGTTCATTTTTTTGATACATCAACTATTCCATCAGGTTCGATTACTTCCTGGAACTGGACATTTGGAGATGCGAGTGCTCCCAGTTCGCTGCAAAATCCTACCCATACCTATGCAACTGGTGGAGTATATAATGTTTCACTCACAACAACATCTGCTTTTGGCTGTGTGAAAACTTTTCACGTTCCGTTAGTATACTTCGGGCCCAACGCCAATGCAGGTCTTGATGCCACCACATGCCAGAATTCACCGTTTACTATTACCCCGGCCACGGCCAGCTGTTATACCTCTGTTTTGTGA